The DNA region CCTCGGAGACATACGAAACGCGAGGGGTTGACTCATTGTTTCCTGTCCAAACAGATCCATATAAAACTCTAACGCTTTTTTAAAGGATATGTCCAGAGACAGCATGGCATATACCTCGTTTAATGGCTATGACCCTCCGGCGCTGAATCCTAGTAACCCGAAATCCGTGGTTTTGCATGTCAGCAAAAGAATTTGCGAATGTGCAAAAAATATTCACTTGAGTATCTTTTAGAATCAGGATGATAGCCTTAGCACGGAACCTGCATAAATATGTTTGCCTGGAAAATAGAAGAGAAAACTGATAGACTTTTAACTCGCTAACGAGGGAGGAAGAAATGTCAAAGAAAACGGCCGATACAAAACAAATCTGTCCTTTCACCCTTGAGCCTTCTCAGAGATGCTCCACTTTCAGAGCGGCGAGCATCAAGAAGATCTGCCCCTTTACTCTCGAACCCTGCCTCCATTTGACGGGCGGCTGTCAGTTCAGATAAGAGCGGAAGATATCCTGCTGTTAAGGCTCCGCACCTGCATCTCCATGGCTGCTGTACTCGTATCGTTATTTTGCCGGTCATTATGAATAACCCATCGTGAAGAGAATTCTCCATGTCGATATGGACGCCTTCTTTGCGGCCGTCGAGCAAAGGCGCCGCCCCGAACTCAAGAGCATTCCCGTTGTCATCGGTGGCAGCGGAGACCCCAGGCAGCGGGGGGTTGTTTCAACGGCATCCTATGAGGCGAGGAAGTTCGGGATACATTCGGCGATGCCCCTACGGACCGCGTATAAGCTCTGTCCGCAGGCTGTATTTCTCCCGGTCGATTATGAGGAGTATTCGAGAGTTTCTGAAAGAATAAAGAAGCTCCTCCGGGAGTTCAGTCCGGTCATGGAGGATGTGGGGATTGATGAAGCCTTTCTCGATATTTCTGAGTCCGATACTTCATCAGAAGATATTGTCCGGGAGTTGAAAAAGCGAATCAGGAATGAGACAGGCCTCACCTGTTCCATAGGAATCGGACCGAACAAGCTTATCGCAAAAATCGCCTCGGACATGGAGAAGCCTGACGGGCTTACCATAATTACGGAAGAGGACGTGGCAAGCCGCATATCCCCTTTGCCGGTGAGAAAGCTCTGGGGAGTGGGACCGAAGACGGAGGCATATCTAAAAGGTATAGGCATTGGGACCATCGGCGAGCTAGCCGCCGTTCCTGTCGAGAGACTTATCGAGTGTTTCGGGAAATCATATGGGACCTATCTCTTCGAGGCATCGAAGGGAAGAGACGAGA from Thermodesulfovibrionales bacterium includes:
- a CDS encoding DNA polymerase IV, giving the protein MKRILHVDMDAFFAAVEQRRRPELKSIPVVIGGSGDPRQRGVVSTASYEARKFGIHSAMPLRTAYKLCPQAVFLPVDYEEYSRVSERIKKLLREFSPVMEDVGIDEAFLDISESDTSSEDIVRELKKRIRNETGLTCSIGIGPNKLIAKIASDMEKPDGLTIITEEDVASRISPLPVRKLWGVGPKTEAYLKGIGIGTIGELAAVPVERLIECFGKSYGTYLFEASKGRDESSLVTHWEPKSSSRETTYQKDTDNWQVLARTLADLTRDAVDDLKTRGYSCRTVTVKMRFSDFKTHTRAKTLAEPADLLEPIRRAAFECLNRFELKKKVRLIG